In Drosophila ananassae strain 14024-0371.13 chromosome 3R, ASM1763931v2, whole genome shotgun sequence, the DNA window tccggATGGAAAAATGTACATAACTTTGCTAATACTTCACAGATCAGGAAATGTTATACATTGTACATTGTATACATGTAAACATTATATAAATGATGGTAGCATCATTTCCCATCtaaacctagaaacaaaatttgtgacccatttttgaaatttttcaaaggggtaagtaacatcatgattttggccaaaatagagccaaaaatttatttttttgatttttcccaTATTTTGATGTAGATCATAGAGGATTAGAGTCCTGATTCAGAAATGGTATTCCGTATTGGAATCGGTTAAGAAATAGGTAAAACATTCGCTAAAAAGTGTAtcaaaagtttaaattttagcaaaacaaaaatattaaaaacgcTGTTCTTTTTATCCATTTTCCTCATTAGAAAATGTCCATAACATAGGTAATACTTCAGAGATCCAGAAAGGTTATATTTTCCCCATCTTGGATGCCTTACATCGatttttttaaccttttttgAAACTATAATGGAATTATAGAGTGTGAAATAAAAAGATTATACCTTGGTTAAACTAAATCTGAAActgcaaaaaaatattatattccCAACTCCCTGTGATTTGGCTTTTTCACTCATAATTATATCTGACAGTTACTCGATTTCGCAATATTCTTCTCTCATCACATTAGCTTTTTTCGCGTATTTTTTACGTATTTacataatattttgtttcattcTGTGCCGTGTTTTTGCTCTGTGGCCACAAACTATAATTTGTTTGCATTATTAATTTAGACGCACTGCAATCACAAAAAATGGAATTACTCGCAAATCCAATGAACCAATATGCATATTACATGACTGCAGGAAcgattaaaaaaatagtatcGAAAAAAAGCCATCTAATTGTACAATTAAACATTTTGTCgtgttaataaaatatttacgaCTGCGGTTTGAATAGATTATTGGCCTGACAAATTACCAAACTTAATTATACAGCAGGTACAACTACAAAAAATAATGCAGCTTAAATTACAAGTAAATAGAGTgcgaaataaacaaaagcttTAAACAAAAGAAGGGCTTAAAACTAATAGGCAGCCACTGCCCAACCAAACCACCAATACAtacttgttttatttaaaaattttaatttttagtagAGAAACAAAAGCAGGCATTCGCATATTAAAAGTATAATAGGGTATATACATCGCATGTACAAGTTTAATAGTTTAGTTTATGcaaaactttatttaaaaaatattagaaatatTTGTATAGATATATTACAAAGTTCTCAATATACAGTTTAATATTCTCAAAACGGTTAGTATGGCGCTTTCGAAGCATTTCCTGGTTAAAGTTTGTTCGTATTTCattcgaaaatatttttatacctggGGCTCGTCAAGGTCGCGGACCTCGTTGTCTCGGGGCTGCTTCTCCAGCGGCTCGCGGCGTCCTTCCTCCACCTCGTCGTCGAACTCCCCATTCCTGGTGGGCGGGCCAGAGGTGGTGGAAGGTCCGGAAGCCGGCGCGGGCAGGAACTTGCCACCGTCGGAGTGCACTCCTTCGGCTACCTCCTCGCCGCTGTCCAGGGGACGCACGTTCACCACACGAAGCTTGAAGATGCTGTTGGTGTCCCCATAGACGGTCTCATTGATCTCCACTTTGTGGCCATCGACAACCTAATAATGCACAGATTTTAAATAGTAGAATTCTAACTCAACCCCCAAACAAAAATGGATGTTCATTACCTTGACAGTGGAGGTCGTGTTGCCATTCTCGGTGCTCAGAGGGATCTTGGGAATAGGAATCAGGGGCCGCAGACCAAAGGCAAATCCAGACCCAGAGTCATCGGAAGAATCGGggccagcagcagctccaTCCTCGCCAGAATCGCTTCCAATCGCAGGCCAAAGGCGAGTACGCAGCCGACGGAATAgatctttaaaatatattaaacaaataaattggatTAATCGGCTTCTACTTGAAACTTTTAAAGCATTTTTACTAAAGTAAAAGAAAGTGTCGACAAGTCTCTTTCGTGGGAAAGACAGCAGCTGACTATAGAATAGAGTCTAGACCAATAGCAAATTCTTTTTCCAGAGACATTCCAGTCTAATGTATTTTTCAGCTTGAAAATCCCTAATCCGTGAACGCACTAAAAAGCATTCCGTGTCGCCGGCACGGCATCTTGTCATTGTCTTGTCTGCACTTCTGGAAGACCCAGACCCCGGACGCCTCccctttcttttatttatgcCAACTGATGACCCATGGCTCAGTTCTATTGGCCTTTTCAAGTCTTCTTTCTTGGCATTTTCTGGTTGGTCTCTTCAACCTTGTCATAAATACTTGACCGCATTGTTTTACGACTTTGTTTGGCCTGCCTGTTGATTGTCGTTTGTCGCCGATTCATGTGCTGGTtgcatttaaaatagtttACGTTTCTTGGCATTACATTGTTGGCATCGGTTGATCATTTTACTCATTCTTAGCAGATATATTTCAATATAAAAAGTAAGTACATTGTTTCGAATTTCGAGTTTATCTTAGAACACAAGACTTTGTTCTCAATCAAAATAATTCGCCAACAAGAAACTTTGCCAGCAACCGCCACTCCCAACTCTCTATTTGTCTAGATGCCATTTTCTACGCTTCGTTATCTCGTTGACCCCCTCGCCAAAAAAGTATAAAGTAAAACAACAAGGAATAAAATAACTTTTATGCATATACAATGCCCGGGGCTTTGGGAAGTTTTTATCCTAGACCCTCGAACGTATTAGGATAAGATTTATGATGCTTCGGCCACATCGTAGTCATCTGCGACGTCTTAGTTAAGCAGAAATTGGCAAGACGAGGCGCaaaacttttcacttttaatGGTCAGCAGACTGGTTTGACCTACTCCACTCCACCCGCTCCTTAACATAAATATTGAAGCATATACAAGCGCATAAATAAACTTTGTCTGGCAACAAGAACTTGACATAATATTTTGATAAATTGTTTTCGCTCCACTCCCACAGCCGGATGGGTGGACGAACTTTAAAAAGCCCTCAGAGGACTGTTGGCTAATTGGCCAGACCTGAGGGATGTGTGTTTAAGTCatgctttattttttaaataaactgtGTTAAATATCCCTCTCTCATTATAGTTATCtgatttcatatatttttctttttacaCCAAGAACTATTTGAAGttcaaataaaaagaataCCTCTCAATCATTTAAAAATCATTAAGCGGGAAAGTAATGACGATATTAAATGCAATCACAGCTTGTAATTACAATGCACACGGGTGaggaggaaaataaaaatactgtCTAATTAAAAGGTCATTAAAAGGGCTCAAGCAATTATATGGCGCATCACGCATACGCCGCATGTGACGCCGGCAGAGAACTCACCATCGAAGGAGTTGAAGAAGCCCTCGTTGAAGGATGAAGGACTTGACTGGAGGAAAGGATAACCAGAGCCCGTATCGATGACGCCGCGGAAGTTATGGAAATTCGGATCCGGTTGCGGGCGCGAGGGAACGTCAATCACCTCGGCATCGTCCTGGGGATTGTTGCGAGCTGGAAGAAAACGGAAAAGGATTTTAGCgggaattaaaaatttaaaaccagTTAGTCATCATTAAGGAGCAAATTGGCTGTGCGAAGATTGCATTAATTTGGCCAAATCAGCGGCAAAAGCGAATCCTTTCGACCCCATTTCACTGCCTCATTAACGCTGATTACGCCCTCATAGCTTTCGCATAATTTCACCATTTTTTCCATTGGTTAGATTTCCATTTTGACTTCGGAGGGGTAGATCTTAAAGTAGGAACCtactttcaattgaaaataaatcgcAGCTCTTTCAGAAACTGGGCCAAGGCTTTATCTGAAAGCCTCTAAATAACAAATCCTTCACAGGCTTCAGAGTGGCACACCCACGCCTGCAGTCCGACTGCAGCCAGAGATGTGCTTTCAATCTTTTTCTCCCTCAATCTTTAGTCCTGGCATGTTGCACTTCATAAATCTCAGCGGCTGACACTGACAGCGACAACAGGCAAAACAACGCAGCACCAGCCGCCCCACAACAAGTGGCCAGTGGGAGTACAAATAACATAAATTGGGGGCTGGGGCGGAAAGTGTTACGACAAGGCAATACCCctcaaaaaataaacttgATAGTTTTTGATAGAAAAAGCTCTAATCATGTAGTTACTGTCTTTTTTTccctttataataatataattaaatagaaaatttgtttccatatttataaaaaaaaaagtatagcATCCCTAGACCTTGGTAAGAATCCCCAGAGTCCTATACACCCTCTCATATCACGGCAACTACCCCTAACGACGTTAAAAATAAGTCAAGCTGACTTAACTTTCCACGTCGCATCTCAGGGCAGTTCAGTTCGCCTCCAGTTGGAATGAAATGTGAAATATGAAAAGCTTTATGGTTCTGTAAAATTGCTTGCACAGACGGCGAGCGTATGTGACCCGTGACCCCTGGCCCCTAAGGGGGACGGTAGGAGGTCGGTCACAGGATGATGTCTGATTCAGGGGTGCACCAAACAAATgcactgctgctgctccctttATGCATTCGGGGCTTTAAGCCGATTTATGTGAAATGAACACGAAACAGCCACAATATGTTTCGGGGATTCctacaacagaaaaaaataataatattgtcCTCAATGGCGGACGATCAAACACAAAGTGGAAAAgggcaaagaaaaaaaaccccAAATGTGAGCCACAGGCGTGGGTTCAAGGGGGCTGGACTGGCCCCAGCACACCTGGATGTCATTTGCAagtgcaaatatttacaattcgTGGTGCATACGAAAGTGGGCTGCCCTTCGGCAAATACACACTATGGATATATTTATTGGCATGAAAATACTCAAAGTACATGTAAATAATTCCAATCTGAGATAAATTCATGGTGACTATTAATAGTTCTTGTGAATATCtttggttttttaataaaagagGAAAGCTTTTGGCATTAAAGTCTGTTTAATTAAAGTCTTGATGTATTTAGTTTAGACGTCTAAAGAGACTAGCATTGTAGCCTGGGTCCCATTGATCCTAAAGGATAACAAGAAAAGACTGCTTTAGTTCAGTTTCTCGACTATATGATATCCGGTACAGTTTTAGTTCACTTGCAGGAACGAGGTTTATATCATAATCTTTGTATTAATATTTTGTGAATAAAGTGGTTAATTAACACCCCCTTTTTGGTGCAAATAGAAAGGCTATTCCCTACTTCCTTTAAggattgaaaaattaaaaaaagccTCTTCTTGACTATaaaatgatgaaaaatgtTAACTCTACGTTTCTTAGTCCCACACCATTAATCATACGAAGCGTTGGCAAAGCAAACTCGGCGCGAACACACGAATTATGAAAACATCTAATACGGCAGATTCATTAATTTTCCAATAATTAAGCCCAGACAGGGGCTACAACTTTTCGCCAGCCTTTCGCATTATtcctgctgccgctgctgaaTTATGAAATTAATAAAGCCAGTTTTTGGGGGCCGGGGCGGAGGCCAAAAAGGACGACCTGTGGAAATTTCTGCAATGCGCTGCGCTTTTGTTCTAAACACAACGAACATTTTTGTTGCTAATTATGTAAGGTTAAcaagcggcagcggcagcgccCAAGGGCGTggcactttataattttttttggtcttTTCTGCTCCTACTCTGCTCTGCGCACAGTGgcccaaaataaaatcctCGGGACTCGCTTCGCCTGCGTTTTATGACGCTAATTGGCCAGGGGGCGTAGTGGGATGTGGGAGGGCTCCCGGCTGGCTGCGTCAATTAATTATCATAATTGTacaattttgcataatttaacaGCTAGTAATGGTGATTTTGACCTTCGTTTGTCTTGATTCCTCGAAACTCTCGGTTCTATCCCACAATTAAAGTTTCATTAGAAGTTGAAaatcattttatttgattCGCACTCTTGTCATCATTTTTACTTAGCTGACAGTTTCAAAATTCAATCTGGGATACTTTCGTATTTCCAATATGCATTAAAGAAAAATGGTTCACTAATTAATGGGACAAAAGGACAATTATATATTACTAGAGCTCAACTGGAGCTCAACTGGACACGAAACCTAATATGTGGATAGAAAGGGTTTATGGAAAACTTATCAGGTACACACAGGGGATAATAATTTCCAACTAGTACCTCTGATTGTTGGGGAAAATTGCTTGAAAATATGAAATGCTTTTCTCCATATTTCCTCATCGTTGCACCCGAAATGGTAATTAAACTGGCCAGTCAAAAGTGTCGGCTTGGTTCGGATTTCATGCCCGTTTTGATTTGGGTCTGGTCGAATGGTATGGCATGGTGGGGTCGTGCTGGCTATCATGGATTTATATTGCGAGTGCCCGTGGCAACTGGAAATGCTTTTGGCCAGCAGACAAAATTGCAATACGCTTTCCGCCATCATCGATGCATGCGTTTTCAATTACTTTGATGTCCAAATTGTTGATGAAATATGTGTAATACTGGCTCCGCTTTTATCCGAGACAAGTTCTCCACTTTTTCCCAattcattttccattttccggATTTCCAATTCAGAAttgcaaattcaattttcctaaaaatttgatttgccaCCGTTGTGGCAAAACTTTACTAATTAATAGAAAGCTAACTGGACAGAATatccaaaagaaaaaaataaatgtttcagaaaatatgtacaataaataaaacttttccGCAACTTTCGCTGCAGGGCATGCTCATTAAAGGTTGGCTTTCGGCCACCATCGCCCCATCCCCATCGCCAAACACAACAAATCCTCTGCTCTATCTATCAATTATTTTACCATTTTGGCCctcacaaatcaattaaacTTTTCCCGCGAATTTCAGCCGCGATTCTGTTGCGCCTTTTTGCAGTTTTTCAGTTGCATGcaattaatgaatttttaatagccGCACTTTGGTTAATGTAAAAAGTTTCTTGCCCCAATGCTGTGGAAGGGGCACGATACTGGAGGGGAGCTAAGGCTACTTGTAATTATGATTGTAGTTGCAAAAAAGTTCCTTGGCTATGCAAATCTTTTAAGAGTCTTCTCTAGGGTTTGCTGGAAAAAACAGGTAGTTTTAAAAAGgggttttatgaaaaaaatatataatagcGATTAAAATGCAGATTAtagaaaacttttttaatCATTGATACAGAATGAGAATTGTCAGAAAGCTAGCTCTTTTTGGCTTAAATTGCGTTGAAGCTGCTTTCCCTTTAAAAACCACAATCGCTGCAATCCATTGGCCTAATCAGATCATAGATTAGATTCCAGGCTTCTCCATATCTGGAGCAATTTGCTCTCAAACCGGGAGGGCCTTCCTCTTAACGCCTCTGGAAGGCCAGGACCAAAAACCAACATGCACGTCGATTACCCACAACCGAAGATCCTCCCGCCGGCTggagtgtgcgtgtgtgtgtggacAGGATGTCGGAATGTCCGCCTCCTGGCAAACTGGATTGTATGCAATTTGGGTTAAAATGATTTCAAATCAGTTGAAAACCAATGGCCAGAGACAGTCGAAGGCCTGTCGAAGCCAAAGCAATTGGAATGGCCCTAAGGGGCAGGGTCCTGGCTGGGGCATGGCCGAAGTGGAGACTTGTGTCACGTTCAAGAACTCTAAACAGGAGGAAAATTAGTTTgatgccacacacacacagcacaCCCGCACTTGAAGGGGCGGCGGCGAGTGGGGGTCAGGAGACAAATGTCAACAGCAGTCGAGCCGAAAGTGAAATCAAAGCCAGCTTTCGAGCTGTGCGTCCCACCCACGCACTCCCCCATGCCACCCTCAAGTCGAGTGAAAGTGCAGACCGAAGCTTAGTTTCTGTCATTCTCGGAGTGAAATGCCATTCAATTGACCTGCTCGTTGAGGGTTGGAAGGATGAGGGGCAGGAACGCGTTTATCCCACACTTGGAAGAATACTTTTTCTACATTTTCATTCtaattttccataaaaaaatactttgttGAGAATAGTATCATAATAAAGGTataagttaaataaaaatattttaaaaccatTATTAAagcatatattttttccagtgcAGTCGTGATATGTCATTGTATCGCCCCAATCACATCTGAGTCTGGAAAAAAGTTTAACAAATGATGGACGTGCTGAACCCCTTTTACAAATGGGCACATATCGCTTCGGTTGAGCTTTGGAGAAGCGAAAACGAAATTAGTTTAACGTCTGAACCCCTATCTGGCCAGCAACTAAGCCCGCCCTCTCCTCTGGTCTGCTCTGGCAGCCAGGCCCCCTCTTAGGGGCTGTTGTCTGTCTGCTTGCTATCAATTCTAATTACAAATGTCAACAATGATTTTTCGGCCATCCCCTGGATGTGCGATGACGTCCGAGAGTGTTGCAAAAGGGGGCTGGCTGGGGGCAGTGGGTGCCTTGATTAATGTGGCGCGTTGCAACAACAGCTGGGCACACACACGGGTCTCGTTTTACGGTGGTGTCCATGCCACTGCCCCTCACACttaaaacaatatatttttaatatcaaatTCATAATCTCTCAGAGTAGATTATTGCACTTTTAGTTTACTTTATTGGGAGTATTTTAAGTTCTAAGTGGAGTAATGGAGTATATAATAgagtaaatttattttcagtgcaCCGATTTGAGTGCGGCGGATACCATGCCTATTGGAGGATGTGGCGGAGTTCTAGTTATCTGCATGGTTATTTTCCCCCTGTCCACAATTGATTGGCAGCCGCGTTGAGTGGCGACTGGGCGCGAGGCTGTTCAGAGTTCAGAGTGCAGCCAGAAGAATGGCCAGTGACAGATTCGAATTATATGAAGGCTTCAATCACTCAGACTACAATGAAATAGAAGTCCGTGGACGGGGCCAGTTAATGGCTTGGCTGAGATAACAAATGCGATTTGGAGGATAGCTCAGTGCGGGATTAGTGCCAGACGAGTGAAAGACAAATTGGAGGGAAATCATTTAACTTTTGAGAAAAGGTAGAACTTATTTTTTCAACATTGAAATAAAGGGATTGGGCATTCAACGAGTTTATTCATTACTCCTCATAACCAAATTACTCGCCTTCACTTGGCCAACAATACGCCTTCATTAACCAAACAAACAAGCAAAAACGCAATGAATGATTTTTCATCCACGGCCCACTTCTTCGGGCTGGCGGGTCGGCCCACCGTCCCCCAAAAGGAGTGCACTGGAAACAAGATTTGCATGACAAACAAAATGTTGACGTGCCCACGCGGCTGGCAATAAGGA includes these proteins:
- the LOC6498481 gene encoding uncharacterized protein LOC6498481 isoform X1; translation: MKLICGALAIVVALSGVLTLPARNNPQDDAEVIDVPSRPQPDPNFHNFRGVIDTGSGYPFLQSSPSSFNEGFFNSFDDLFRRLRTRLWPAIGSDSGEDGAAAGPDSSDDSGSGFAFGLRPLIPIPKIPLSTENGNTTSTVKVVDGHKVEINETVYGDTNSIFKLRVVNVRPLDSGEEVAEGVHSDGGKFLPAPASGPSTTSGPPTRNGEFDDEVEEGRREPLEKQPRDNEVRDLDEPQV